The Thermodesulfobacteriota bacterium genome includes the window ATGCGGTTCCGGCGCTTCACGTACTTCTGGTACACGGGATGCGGGACGAGCCGCTCGACCTGGACGACGATCGTCTTGTCCATCTTGTCGCTGACGACGACGCCGACCTTCCGCTTCTGGATCCCACGGGTTCCAATCGTATTTTCCGAAGTCATGTCAGTTCGCCTTCCCTTCCGTCTTCGCGTGCAGGAACGTGATCACCCGCGCAAGGTCCTTCCGCCGGTTGCGGATCAGCATCTTGTTGTCGAGGGCGGACGCGCTCCGCTTCATCTTCAGCCGGAAGATCTCGTCCCGGATCTCCCGCTCCTTCTGGCGGAGCTCCTCGGGCGTCAGCTCCCGCGCTTCCTTCTTCTTCATCGCCTCATCCCTCCCTGGCCAGGAATTTCGTCTGGATGGGGAGCTTGTGCTCCGCGAGCCGGAACGCCTCGCGGGCGGTCGCCTCGTCGACGCCCTCGATCTCGTAGAGGACGAGGCCCGGCCGGACGACGCACACCCACTCCTCGGGCGCGCCCTTCCCCTTGCCCATGCGGGTTTCCGCGGGCTTCTTGGTGATCGGCTTGTCGGGGAAGATCCGGATCCATATCTTGCCGCCGCGCTTGACGAACCGGGTCATGGCGACGCGGGCCGCCTCGATCTGCCGGGAGGTGATCCACCCCGCGGTCGCCGCCTTCACCCCGAAGTCGCCGAAGTTCAGCGCGTTCCCCGCATGCGCGGCGCCGCGGCGGCGTCCCTTCATCATCTTTCTGAATTTCACCCTCTTTGGGGCAAGCATCGGTCCCGTTCTCCTATTCGTTGATGGCCGGGGAGGCGGGCGCCTGCGGCAACACCTCTCCCTTGTAGATCCACACCTTCACCCCGATGATCCCGTAGGTGGTGCGGGCCTCCGCGACGCCGTAGTCGATGTCGGCCCGGACGGTGTGCAGGGGCACCCGGCCCTCGCGGTACCATTCCGTCCGCGACATCTCCGCGCCGCCCAGGCGGCCGGACACCTGGATCTTGATCCCCTTGGCACCCAGCTTCATGGAGGAGAGAACCGTCTTCTTCATGGCCCGCCGGAAGGCGATCCGCCGCTCGAGCTGCATCGCCACGTTCTCGGCGGTGAGCTGCGCGTCGGTCTCGGGACGACGGATCTCGATGATGTTGATCGAGAGATCCTTCGTCGTGAACTTCGCGAGGTCCTTCTTGAGGTTCTCGATCTCCGCGCCCTTCTTCCCGATGACGATGCCGGGCCGGGCCGTGGCGATGAGGATGTTGATCCGGTTGCTGCGCCGCTCGATCTCGATGGAGGAAACCCCGGCGTGGTTCAGCCGCCCCTTGACGTACTTCCGGATGCGCAGGTCCTCCTGCAGCCGGGAGGCGTACTCCTTCTCGGAGTACCACCGGGACCGCCAACTCCGGATGATCCCAAGCCGAAAACCGTATGGATTCGTCTTCTGTCCCAATTCAGCGCCTCCCGCTCAGGCCTCGTCGACGACGATCGTGATGTGGCTCGTCCGCCTCTTGTATTTGTGCGCCCGCCCCATCGGCGCGGGACGGAACCTTCTCTGGGAAGCCCCGCAGTTCACGTAGGCGCTCTTGACGTACAGCGTGTCCAGGTCGATCTGGCCCGTCTGCCCCGCGTTCGCGACGGCCGAGTCGAGGACCTTCTTCACGGTGACTGCGGAGGCCTTCTTCGCCAGGGAGAGGATCGTCCGGGCGTCGGCGATCTTCTTCCCGCGGATCAGGTCGACCACCAGGCGCGCCTTGCGGGGGGAGACGCGCATGAATTTCGCGGTAGCGGATGCTTCCATCCCAGCTCTCCTTCTCTCGAAGCTCTTACTTCTTGACCTTGGCCTTGCGGTCGCCCGAGTGCCCGTGGAACGTCCGCGTGGGGGAAAATTCGCCCATCTTGTGCCCCACCATGTTTTCCGTGACGAAGACCGGCATGAACTTCCGGCCGTTGTGAACGGCGAACGTGTATCCCACCATCTCGGGGGTGATGGTCGACCGGCGAGACCATGTCTTGATGACCTTCTTGTCGCCGGTTGCCGCGGCCTTGGCCAGCTTCCTCGCCAGGCCCTCTTCCACGTACGGTCCCTTCTTGACGGATCGCGCCACGTCCTTGCCCCTTTTCCTTTATTTCCCGCGCCGCTTGACGATGTACCTGTCGGTGGCGGGGTTCTTCCGGGTCCGGTATCCCTTGGTCGGCTTCCCCCACGGCGTGCACGGGTGCCGGCCGCCGGAGGAGCGTCCCTCGCCGCCGCCCAGGGGGTGGTCGACCGGGTTCATCGCGACGCCGCGCACGGTCGGCCGGATCCCCTTCCAGCGGCTGCGCCCGGCCTTCCCGAGGGACGCCTTCTCGTGCTCCATGTTCCCGACCTGCCCGATCGTGGCCATGCACTCCATGAACACCAGCCGAACCTCGCCGGAGGCGAGCCGCAGGTGCGCGTACTTCCCTTCCTTGGCCAGGATCTGCACGACCGCGCCGGCGGAGCGGGCGATCTGCCCGCCCTTGCCGACCTTCAGCTCCACGTTGTGGACGAGCGTGCCCACCGGTATGTTCCTGATCTGCAGCGCATTGCCCGGCTTGATGTCCGCCCCTGCGCCCGACATGACAGTGTCGCCGACGGACAGGCCCGTGGGCGCCAAAATGTACCGCTTCTCGCCGTCAGCGTAGTTGAGCAGCGCGATGCGGGCGGACCGGTTCGGGTCGTACTCGAGCGCCGCGACCTTCGCGGGGATGTCGTGCTTGTCGCGCTTGAAGTCGATGATCCGGTACTTCCTCTTGTGGCCGCCGCCGCGGTGCCACGCCGTGATCTCGCCGAGGTTGTTCCTGCCGCCCGTGCCCGAAAGGCTTTCCGTGAGGGCGCGCTCGGGCTTCTTCTTCGTAAGCTCCCCGGTGGTGACGACCGACATGCCCCTGCGCCCGGGTGAGGTCGGCTTGTAATTACGGATGCCCATCGGTCATACTCCTTCGAAAAATTCGATCTTGTCGCCCTCTTTCAGGGTGACGACCGCCTTTTTCCAGCCGGGGCGAAGCCCGACGGTCCGCCCGCGGCGTTTCGCCTTCCCCGCGACGTTCATCGTGCGAACGTCGACGACCTTGACCTTGAAGCTCTTCTCGACCGCGTCCCGGACCTCTTTCTTGTTGGCCCGGGAATCCACCGCGAACAGCACGCAGTTCGACACGCCCTTGAGGAGGGTGGATTTCTCGGTGATGAGGGGCCGCTTTATGACGTCGGAGATGTTCATTTCCCGAGCACCTCGGTGATTTTCTCGAGCGCGTCGCGCGTCAGGACGAGCTGGTCGTAGGAGAGCACGTCGTACACGTTGAGCGCCTTGACCGGGAGCGTCTTGAACTCCCGCAGGTTCCTCATCCCGAGGGCGAGGTTCTCCGGGGCGCCGTCCACGACGAGGAGCGCGCTGGTGAGTCCCAGGGCGGAGGCGACCTTCAGGAACTCCTTGGTTTTGGGCGCCGGCAGGGAGAGATCGTCCACGAGCACGATCCGGTTCTCCTGCGCCTTGGAGGTCAGCGCGCCGCAGAGGGCCGCCTTCATTTCCTTCCGGTTCACCTTAAAGTCGTACTTGCGGGGATGAGGGCCGAATACGGTGCCGCCGCCGCGCAGAAGCGGAGAGCGGGAGGTTCCCATCCGCGCCCGGCCGGTCCCCTTCTGGCGGAACGGCTTCTTCCCGCCGCCGGAGACGTCCTTTCGGGTCTTGGTGTCGTGCGTTCCCGCGCGGCGGGCTGCAAGCTGGGCGACGACGACGTGTTGCAGCAGGTGGGGCTTCACCTCGACGCCGAACACGCTGTCGGGGAGCTCCGCCGAGCCGGCCGCCTTTCGCTCCTTGTCCACGATTTCCACGGTAGCCATTTCTTTAGCTCCTCACGGGCCCTTGGTTGCCCTGCTTCTTGACGGCCCGGCGGACGAAGACCAGGCTGTTCTTCGCGCCGGGAACCGCGCCCCGGACGAGAAGGAGGTTCTTCTCCGGCTGGACGCCCACGACGCGGAGATTGAGGATGGTCACCCGCTCGTTCCCGTAGTGCCCCCCCATCTTCATGTTCTTGATGACGCGGGAGGGGTAGGCGGATGCGCCGATCGAGCCGGGCGCCCTGTGGAACATGGAACCGTGGGTGGCGCGGCCGCCGCGGAAACTCCACCGCTTCACGACGCCCGCGAATCCGCGCCCCTTCGTGTGGCCCATCACGTCGACCACGTCGCCTTCCTTGAAGATGTCGACCTTGATCTCGGCCCCGATGTCGATGGGATCGCTCCCCTCGAGCCGGATCTCCTGCAGCGCCCGGAAGGTCCCCTTGCCGGACTTCTGGAAGTGCCCCAGCATGGGCTTGTCCACCTTCTGGGCCTTCGTCTGCTGGAATCCGATCTGCACGGCCTCGTAACCGTCGGTCTTCGCGGTCTTGCGCTGGATCACGGTGCAAGGGCCCGCCTCGATCACGGTGACGGGGACGGCCTTCCCTTCCGTATCGAACAGCTGGGTCATGCCCAGTTTCTTGCCAAGTATTCCGGTTGTCATCTTCGGCACCTGCTTCCGTTCT containing:
- the rpsQ gene encoding 30S ribosomal protein S17, with the protein product MGTRGIQKRKVGVVVSDKMDKTIVVQVERLVPHPVYQKYVKRRNRIKAHDEKNEYQIGDRVEIIETRPLSKDKRWRVNRLIDRPVVR
- the rpmC gene encoding 50S ribosomal protein L29, whose protein sequence is MKKKEARELTPEELRQKEREIRDEIFRLKMKRSASALDNKMLIRNRRKDLARVITFLHAKTEGKAN
- the rplP gene encoding 50S ribosomal protein L16 translates to MLAPKRVKFRKMMKGRRRGAAHAGNALNFGDFGVKAATAGWITSRQIEAARVAMTRFVKRGGKIWIRIFPDKPITKKPAETRMGKGKGAPEEWVCVVRPGLVLYEIEGVDEATAREAFRLAEHKLPIQTKFLAREG
- the rpsC gene encoding 30S ribosomal protein S3, with the translated sequence MGQKTNPYGFRLGIIRSWRSRWYSEKEYASRLQEDLRIRKYVKGRLNHAGVSSIEIERRSNRINILIATARPGIVIGKKGAEIENLKKDLAKFTTKDLSINIIEIRRPETDAQLTAENVAMQLERRIAFRRAMKKTVLSSMKLGAKGIKIQVSGRLGGAEMSRTEWYREGRVPLHTVRADIDYGVAEARTTYGIIGVKVWIYKGEVLPQAPASPAINE
- the rplV gene encoding 50S ribosomal protein L22, whose translation is MEASATAKFMRVSPRKARLVVDLIRGKKIADARTILSLAKKASAVTVKKVLDSAVANAGQTGQIDLDTLYVKSAYVNCGASQRRFRPAPMGRAHKYKRRTSHITIVVDEA
- the rpsS gene encoding 30S ribosomal protein S19, which codes for MARSVKKGPYVEEGLARKLAKAAATGDKKVIKTWSRRSTITPEMVGYTFAVHNGRKFMPVFVTENMVGHKMGEFSPTRTFHGHSGDRKAKVKK
- the rplB gene encoding 50S ribosomal protein L2; amino-acid sequence: MGIRNYKPTSPGRRGMSVVTTGELTKKKPERALTESLSGTGGRNNLGEITAWHRGGGHKRKYRIIDFKRDKHDIPAKVAALEYDPNRSARIALLNYADGEKRYILAPTGLSVGDTVMSGAGADIKPGNALQIRNIPVGTLVHNVELKVGKGGQIARSAGAVVQILAKEGKYAHLRLASGEVRLVFMECMATIGQVGNMEHEKASLGKAGRSRWKGIRPTVRGVAMNPVDHPLGGGEGRSSGGRHPCTPWGKPTKGYRTRKNPATDRYIVKRRGK
- a CDS encoding 50S ribosomal protein L23, which encodes MNISDVIKRPLITEKSTLLKGVSNCVLFAVDSRANKKEVRDAVEKSFKVKVVDVRTMNVAGKAKRRGRTVGLRPGWKKAVVTLKEGDKIEFFEGV
- the rplD gene encoding 50S ribosomal protein L4, giving the protein MATVEIVDKERKAAGSAELPDSVFGVEVKPHLLQHVVVAQLAARRAGTHDTKTRKDVSGGGKKPFRQKGTGRARMGTSRSPLLRGGGTVFGPHPRKYDFKVNRKEMKAALCGALTSKAQENRIVLVDDLSLPAPKTKEFLKVASALGLTSALLVVDGAPENLALGMRNLREFKTLPVKALNVYDVLSYDQLVLTRDALEKITEVLGK
- the rplC gene encoding 50S ribosomal protein L3; the encoded protein is MTTGILGKKLGMTQLFDTEGKAVPVTVIEAGPCTVIQRKTAKTDGYEAVQIGFQQTKAQKVDKPMLGHFQKSGKGTFRALQEIRLEGSDPIDIGAEIKVDIFKEGDVVDVMGHTKGRGFAGVVKRWSFRGGRATHGSMFHRAPGSIGASAYPSRVIKNMKMGGHYGNERVTILNLRVVGVQPEKNLLLVRGAVPGAKNSLVFVRRAVKKQGNQGPVRS